The sequence TCCACGGTTAGGGCTTTAAAGATAATCGAAAAAATCGACGGAGCTGAAAAATGACTTTGTTTCACATCGGTTTTTTAGAAATTACAATCATCGACATAATAGATATTGCGCTGGTTGCCTACTTCTTCTACCGTCTCCTTCTGCTTTTACGAGGGGCGCGGTCCCTGCAGCTTCTGATAAGTCTTTTATTTTTCTTTACTGTTGGATTAGTGGCTTACTGGCTTGAATTATCGATGGTAAAATGGTTCATCTCAAATATTGCGGCGGTTGGCATAATAATAATCGTAGTAATACTTCAACCCGAATTAAGGCGTGCCTTTGCCCGGCTTGGGCAAAACAACATCTTAAGAATGCTTCTAAGAAGCGAATCGCGTAACGCTATCGATGAAATCGCCCGAGCTTTAGACAAGCTTTCTGATATGCACCATGGCGCATTAATTGTCATGGAAAATACTGTCAAGCTTTCCACCATTATCGAAAGCGGCAAGCTTTTAAACGCAACAGTATCGCAGGAGATAATCCAGAGCATTTTTACGCCCTATACGCCGCTGCATGATGGAGCTGTCATCATAAAGGGCGACCAGGTAATAGCGGCAAGCTGCACCCTGCCGCTGTCTCAAAATATCGCCTACCATCGCCTGCATGGCATGAGGCATAAAGCCGCAGTGGGTGTTACCGAGGAAACCGATGCCTTAGCTATAATCGTAAGCGAAGAAACCGGACAAATCTCCTATGCTTTTAAAGGTAAGCTTTTCCGCGATGTTCGTATTCAGGAATTAGTTTCCATAATCAAAGAAATATTTGTAAGTCAATAAGCGATGTTTGTTGATTATGCAAAAATCGAGGTCTGGTCTGGCAAGGGCGGCGATGGCCATGTTAGCTTTCACCGAGAAAAATATGTTCCCAAAGGGGGACCTGATGGCGGCGATGGCGGCAAGGGCGGAGATATACTGGCTATGGCTGATGAAAACATGTTTACGCTGCTTGATTTTAGATATAAGAAGACGTTCAAAGCCGGCAGAGGTGAAAATGGCGGCAAGGGTAAAAAAACAGGTCATGACGGCGAAGACCTTATTATTAAATTGCCAGCCGGTACGCTAATTAAGGATTGTGATACAGGCGAGCTTCTAACCGACCTGAAGCAGGATATGATGCCTGTTCTGATAGCGGCTGGCGGTAAGGGCGGCAAGGGCAATACGCACTTCAAGTCGCCAACCAACCAAACGCCGCGCAAAGCTACTCCCGGCCGCGAGGCTCAGTATAGAATATTAGAGCTGGAACTTAAATTAATTGCCGATGTTGGCTTTGTAGGACTGCCTAATGCCGGCAAATCAACTTTGCTTTCGAGAATTTCCGAAGCCAGACCCAAAGTCGCCGATTATCCGTTCACAACATTAACGCCAAATCTCGGCATTGTGAGAACCGATGACTATCGCAGTTTCGTAGCGGCTGATATTCCCGGGGTTATAGAGGGCGCGCATTTCGGTAAAGGACTTGGGCTGGAATTCCTAAGACATATTCAGCGAACGCGAGTTTTAGTCTTTCTGATTGAATGCACAACCGATGACCCGGTTGTAACATTCAACATGTTAAGAGCTGAACTCGGCTTGTTTGATGCCGGATTGCTTAACAAACCGACAATTGTTGCCGTAAATAAAATCGACCTTATGAATAAACAGGACAGGAAAAAACTCGATTCACTGCCGCCGGAGTGGCATAAAATCTCTGCTGTAACAGGTGAAAACATCGATCAACTATTATCATCTGTTGCAAAAGTAGTATATGGGGATTAGCTTGAAATCAATTGATACTAAATTTGCTCTGATGCTCTCATTAATTGACGGCATCGGACCGGTAAAATATAAAAAGATTATTCAGCATTTTCAAGATTGTAACGGTTTTATCGCGAATACCGATTCTGAGATATTTTCAGAGTGCGGTTTAAGCGATAAACAGATTTCAGTTATTAAGAATTTTAGCAGCTGGAAGAAAATAGATCAGATATTGGAAACTGCCGTAAGAATGAATATTACTATCATCTGCTATGGTCAGGATGACTACCCGGAGTATCTGTCTAATATCTATGCGCCGCCAATAGCGCTTTACATTAAGGGCAATATACAAAACATCTCAAAACCGGCAGTGGCTATTGTCGGTTCCCGCAAGCCGACAGCTTATGGCAGGTCTATGGCTCGTAAAATAAGTTCTGGTCTGGCATCGCGTGGTTTGGCTGTTGTTTCCGGGCTGGCATGGGGTATTGATGCTGAGGCGCATAAAACGGCTATCGAGGTTGGCGGTATAACCGGCGCGGTTTTTGGCAGCGGGCTGAATATCATTTATCCCGGCGACCATCGCTATCTGGCTGAGCAAATCCTCAAAGACGGTTATTGGATATCGGAATTTCCCTTCGGAACCAAGCCGGAAAGACATAATTTCCCTCGCCGCAACAGGATAATTTCGGGTTTGTCGCAAGCGGTTCTGGTTGTTGAGGCGGCTGAAAAATCAGGAGCTTTGGTTACTGCCAGCATAGCGCT comes from Candidatus Zixiibacteriota bacterium and encodes:
- the cdaA gene encoding diadenylate cyclase CdaA, with translation MTLFHIGFLEITIIDIIDIALVAYFFYRLLLLLRGARSLQLLISLLFFFTVGLVAYWLELSMVKWFISNIAAVGIIIIVVILQPELRRAFARLGQNNILRMLLRSESRNAIDEIARALDKLSDMHHGALIVMENTVKLSTIIESGKLLNATVSQEIIQSIFTPYTPLHDGAVIIKGDQVIAASCTLPLSQNIAYHRLHGMRHKAAVGVTEETDALAIIVSEETGQISYAFKGKLFRDVRIQELVSIIKEIFVSQ
- the obgE gene encoding GTPase ObgE, yielding MFVDYAKIEVWSGKGGDGHVSFHREKYVPKGGPDGGDGGKGGDILAMADENMFTLLDFRYKKTFKAGRGENGGKGKKTGHDGEDLIIKLPAGTLIKDCDTGELLTDLKQDMMPVLIAAGGKGGKGNTHFKSPTNQTPRKATPGREAQYRILELELKLIADVGFVGLPNAGKSTLLSRISEARPKVADYPFTTLTPNLGIVRTDDYRSFVAADIPGVIEGAHFGKGLGLEFLRHIQRTRVLVFLIECTTDDPVVTFNMLRAELGLFDAGLLNKPTIVAVNKIDLMNKQDRKKLDSLPPEWHKISAVTGENIDQLLSSVAKVVYGD
- the dprA gene encoding DNA-processing protein DprA; this translates as MKSIDTKFALMLSLIDGIGPVKYKKIIQHFQDCNGFIANTDSEIFSECGLSDKQISVIKNFSSWKKIDQILETAVRMNITIICYGQDDYPEYLSNIYAPPIALYIKGNIQNISKPAVAIVGSRKPTAYGRSMARKISSGLASRGLAVVSGLAWGIDAEAHKTAIEVGGITGAVFGSGLNIIYPGDHRYLAEQILKDGYWISEFPFGTKPERHNFPRRNRIISGLSQAVLVVEAAEKSGALVTASIALEQDRDVFAVPGQADSPASGGTIKLIKQGASVATSAEDILESLGWDVSQKLNQFEQRTPAAYIKLDPDEQKICDIIGNGPAHFDELVRNLNFTSSKVSTILLKLELTGLVARQPGNYVARI